From one Thunnus maccoyii chromosome 6, fThuMac1.1, whole genome shotgun sequence genomic stretch:
- the si:ch1073-280e3.1 gene encoding complement C2 isoform X2 codes for MYVKSIPWILLFISFQNVLLQEEEYYDYSYIDTPLNCSTTESIKGGHVTYSQGGLEGSVLTYHCGPGQYPFPVSYRLCGANGEWSPMRLATGRLVSQASCKNILCPAQLQLDNGDFWPRDQWFRVGTMQSFSCQEGFTLSGSAQRNCTLSGQWTGTTPICDNQADDCKNPGVPPGAQMSEGRFRTGEKVIYRCQAGLDLLGSAKRVCLESREWSGSTPRCQGPNTFDSPSAVAEAIGGSLAGVMDVLTSDSKKKVTFGRTFRVAEGSRMNIYILMDTSGSIEKQDFEKSRNATIALIRKLDSYEVQMKFHVLSFASEAKAIVDIRHSEISGDAENVIWNLEDFDYHSHGSKTGTNLHAALHSVSEVIAFFKQNSKRNHFNETQNIIIIQTDGYSNTGIKPQIALAKIRHLLGYSNNSPDHTEETLLDVYVFGIGSKVNKDELNSLASNKRGEEHLFILKDYEVLGDVFNSIISDESVTMCGVAQEDISKDQEEGGRKVYTKPWHVTVKTVRPAFGCFGSIVSQNWVLTAAHCFARVGTEKVSGQVEIQYGDRMRALSNKVILHPKYNINALEHRNVSEFYDYDVALVQVNKSIPLSREARPICLPCTVPASRAMKKINSTCQQHRKELLPHKETSAFFIHKNSKRKETHIHTESQRPGCVEKAMQTLRQPTDVTLDEYIPRRFLCSGGSLEYQDPVTCKGDSGGSLFLQRRKRYFQVGVVSWGTTNVCEPHARYSSDRPPPDARDFHIDLFEILPWLKQHLGEEIQFLPEVN; via the exons TGTTGCTGCAGGAGGAAGAGTATTATGATTACTCATACATAGATACTCCTCTGAACTGCTCAACCACAGAGAGCATCAAAGGTGGACATGTCACCTATTCACAG GGAGGACTGGAGGGAAGTGTACTGACCTATCACTGTGGTCCTGGTCAATACCCTTTCCCGGTCAGCTATAGGCTCTGCGGTGCAAATGGGGAATGGTCACCCATGAGATTAGCCACTGGCAGACTGGTGTCACAGGCCTCGTGCAAAA ACATCTTGTGTCCGGCTCAGCTCCAGCTGGATAATGGGGACTTCTGGCCCAGGGATCAGTGGTTTCGTGTTGGGACGATGCAGAGCTTCTCCTGCCAGGAAGGGTTCACCCTGTCTGGGTCAGCCCAGAGGAACTGCACCCTCTCTGGGCAGTGGACAGGAACCACTCCTATCTGCGACAACCAGG CTGACGACTGTAAGAACCCAGGGGTCCCACCGGGGGCCCAGATGTCAGAAGGCCGGTTTCGGACGGGAGAGAAAGTGATCTACAGGTGTCAAGCTGGTCTGGATCTGCTGGGATCGGCTAAAAGGGTTTGCCTGGAGAGTAGGGAGTGGAGCGGCTCAACGCCACGTTGCCAAG GCCCGAATACCTTTGACTCCCCCAGCGCTGTGGCAGAAGCCATAGGGGGATCACTTGCAGGAGTCATGGATGTCCTCACATCAGATTCCAAAAAGAAAG TGACCTTTGGTCGAACCTTCCGTGTAGCTGAAGGCAGTCGTATGAATATCTACATCTTAATGGACACATCAGGCAGCATTGAAAAGCAGGACTTTGAAAAATCCAGGAATGCCACCATCGCTCTTATCAGGAAG TTGGACAGTTATGAGGTACAGATGAAGTTCCATGTGCTATCATTTGCCAGCGAGGCAAAGGCCATTGTAGACATCAGACACTCCGAAATAAGTGGTGATGCAGAGAACGTCATATGGAATCTGGAGGACTTTGACTACCATA GCCACGGGAGTAAGACCGGCACCAACCTTCACGCAGCCTTGCACAGCGTCAGTGAGGTGATCGCCTTCTTTAAACAGAACAGCAAGAGGAACCATTTTAATGAGACTCAGAATATCATCATCATACAAACAGATG GTTACTCCAACACAGGCATCAAACCTCAGATTGCTCTGGCCAAGATCCGGCACCTGCTGGGCTACAGCAACAACTCCCCTGATCACACAGAGGAGACATTGCTGg atgtctatgtgtTTGGAATTGGGAGCAAAGTGAACAAAGATGAGTTGAACTCCTTAGCCTCAAACAAACGTGGTGAGGAGCACCTCTTTATTCTAAAAGACTATGAAGTACTGGGAGACGTGTTCAACAGCATCATCA GTGACGAGAGTGTGACAATGTGTGGGGTAGCTCAGGAGGACATCTCCAAGGATCAGGAGGAGGGTGGAAGAAAAGTCTACACCAAACCCTGGCACGTCACTGTGAAAACAGTGAGA CCTGCATTTGGATGTTTTGGATCCATCGTGAGTCAGAATTGGGTGCTGACGGCCGCTCACTGCTTTGCCAGAGTGGGCACAGAGAAAGTCAGTGGACAGGTGGAAATACAATACG GTGACAGAATGAGGGCGCTTTCCAACAAGGTGATCCTGCACCCCAAGTACAACATCAACGCACTCGAACACAGAAATGTATCGGAGTTCTATGACTATGATGTAGCTCTGGTACAGGTGAACAAGAGCATCCCTCTCTCCAGGGAGGCCAG ACCTATCTGCTTGCCATGTACCGTACCAGCCAGCCGAGCCATGAAGAAAATCAACTCAACCTGTCAGCAGCATA GAAAGGAGCTTCTACCACACAAGGAGACTTCTGCCTTTTTTATCCATAAGAACTCCAAGCGCAAAGAAACACATATTCACACTGAGAGTCAG AGGCCCGGCTGTGTGGAGAAGGCAATGCAAACACTAAGACAGCCCACAGATGTGACTTTGGATGAGTACATTCCACGCAGGTTCCTGTGTTCTGGAGGCAGCTTGGAATACCAGGACCCCGTCACCTGTAAAG GTGACTCTGGTGGATCTCTGTTCCTGCAAAGAAGAAAGCGCTACTTTCAG GTGGGAGTAGTGAGCTGGGGCACCACAAACGTTTGTGAACCGCATGCACGGTACAGCAGTGACAGGCCGCCTCCCGATGCTCGAGACTTTCACATCGACCTCTTCGAGATCTTGCCATGGCTGAAACAGCATCTGGGTGAGGAGATCCAGTTCCTGCCAGAGGTCAACTGA
- the si:ch1073-280e3.1 gene encoding complement C2 isoform X1 gives MYVKSIPWILLFISFQNVLLQEEEYYDYSYIDTPLNCSTTESIKGGHVTYSQGGLEGSVLTYHCGPGQYPFPVSYRLCGANGEWSPMRLATGRLVSQASCKNILCPAQLQLDNGDFWPRDQWFRVGTMQSFSCQEGFTLSGSAQRNCTLSGQWTGTTPICDNQADDCKNPGVPPGAQMSEGRFRTGEKVIYRCQAGLDLLGSAKRVCLESREWSGSTPRCQGPNTFDSPSAVAEAIGGSLAGVMDVLTSDSKKKVTFGRTFRVAEGSRMNIYILMDTSGSIEKQDFEKSRNATIALIRKLDSYEVQMKFHVLSFASEAKAIVDIRHSEISGDAENVIWNLEDFDYHSHGSKTGTNLHAALHSVSEVIAFFKQNSKRNHFNETQNIIIIQTDGYSNTGIKPQIALAKIRHLLGYSNNSPDHTEETLLDVYVFGIGSKVNKDELNSLASNKRGEEHLFILKDYEVLGDVFNSIISDESVTMCGVAQEDISKDQEEGGRKVYTKPWHVTVKTVRPAFGCFGSIVSQNWVLTAAHCFARVGTEKVSGQVEIQYGDRMRALSNKVILHPKYNINALEHRNVSEFYDYDVALVQVNKSIPLSREARPICLPCTVPASRAMKKINSTCQQHRKELLPHKETSAFFIHKNSKRKETHIHTESQVSDVTFILDCFHAYYSVMCVILYLICCLQRPGCVEKAMQTLRQPTDVTLDEYIPRRFLCSGGSLEYQDPVTCKGDSGGSLFLQRRKRYFQVGVVSWGTTNVCEPHARYSSDRPPPDARDFHIDLFEILPWLKQHLGEEIQFLPEVN, from the exons TGTTGCTGCAGGAGGAAGAGTATTATGATTACTCATACATAGATACTCCTCTGAACTGCTCAACCACAGAGAGCATCAAAGGTGGACATGTCACCTATTCACAG GGAGGACTGGAGGGAAGTGTACTGACCTATCACTGTGGTCCTGGTCAATACCCTTTCCCGGTCAGCTATAGGCTCTGCGGTGCAAATGGGGAATGGTCACCCATGAGATTAGCCACTGGCAGACTGGTGTCACAGGCCTCGTGCAAAA ACATCTTGTGTCCGGCTCAGCTCCAGCTGGATAATGGGGACTTCTGGCCCAGGGATCAGTGGTTTCGTGTTGGGACGATGCAGAGCTTCTCCTGCCAGGAAGGGTTCACCCTGTCTGGGTCAGCCCAGAGGAACTGCACCCTCTCTGGGCAGTGGACAGGAACCACTCCTATCTGCGACAACCAGG CTGACGACTGTAAGAACCCAGGGGTCCCACCGGGGGCCCAGATGTCAGAAGGCCGGTTTCGGACGGGAGAGAAAGTGATCTACAGGTGTCAAGCTGGTCTGGATCTGCTGGGATCGGCTAAAAGGGTTTGCCTGGAGAGTAGGGAGTGGAGCGGCTCAACGCCACGTTGCCAAG GCCCGAATACCTTTGACTCCCCCAGCGCTGTGGCAGAAGCCATAGGGGGATCACTTGCAGGAGTCATGGATGTCCTCACATCAGATTCCAAAAAGAAAG TGACCTTTGGTCGAACCTTCCGTGTAGCTGAAGGCAGTCGTATGAATATCTACATCTTAATGGACACATCAGGCAGCATTGAAAAGCAGGACTTTGAAAAATCCAGGAATGCCACCATCGCTCTTATCAGGAAG TTGGACAGTTATGAGGTACAGATGAAGTTCCATGTGCTATCATTTGCCAGCGAGGCAAAGGCCATTGTAGACATCAGACACTCCGAAATAAGTGGTGATGCAGAGAACGTCATATGGAATCTGGAGGACTTTGACTACCATA GCCACGGGAGTAAGACCGGCACCAACCTTCACGCAGCCTTGCACAGCGTCAGTGAGGTGATCGCCTTCTTTAAACAGAACAGCAAGAGGAACCATTTTAATGAGACTCAGAATATCATCATCATACAAACAGATG GTTACTCCAACACAGGCATCAAACCTCAGATTGCTCTGGCCAAGATCCGGCACCTGCTGGGCTACAGCAACAACTCCCCTGATCACACAGAGGAGACATTGCTGg atgtctatgtgtTTGGAATTGGGAGCAAAGTGAACAAAGATGAGTTGAACTCCTTAGCCTCAAACAAACGTGGTGAGGAGCACCTCTTTATTCTAAAAGACTATGAAGTACTGGGAGACGTGTTCAACAGCATCATCA GTGACGAGAGTGTGACAATGTGTGGGGTAGCTCAGGAGGACATCTCCAAGGATCAGGAGGAGGGTGGAAGAAAAGTCTACACCAAACCCTGGCACGTCACTGTGAAAACAGTGAGA CCTGCATTTGGATGTTTTGGATCCATCGTGAGTCAGAATTGGGTGCTGACGGCCGCTCACTGCTTTGCCAGAGTGGGCACAGAGAAAGTCAGTGGACAGGTGGAAATACAATACG GTGACAGAATGAGGGCGCTTTCCAACAAGGTGATCCTGCACCCCAAGTACAACATCAACGCACTCGAACACAGAAATGTATCGGAGTTCTATGACTATGATGTAGCTCTGGTACAGGTGAACAAGAGCATCCCTCTCTCCAGGGAGGCCAG ACCTATCTGCTTGCCATGTACCGTACCAGCCAGCCGAGCCATGAAGAAAATCAACTCAACCTGTCAGCAGCATA GAAAGGAGCTTCTACCACACAAGGAGACTTCTGCCTTTTTTATCCATAAGAACTCCAAGCGCAAAGAAACACATATTCACACTGAGAGTCAGGTGAGTGATGTGACTTTCATACTGGACTGCTTTCACGCTTACTACTCAGTGATGTGTGTTATACTGTATCTTATTTGCTGTCTGCAGAGGCCCGGCTGTGTGGAGAAGGCAATGCAAACACTAAGACAGCCCACAGATGTGACTTTGGATGAGTACATTCCACGCAGGTTCCTGTGTTCTGGAGGCAGCTTGGAATACCAGGACCCCGTCACCTGTAAAG GTGACTCTGGTGGATCTCTGTTCCTGCAAAGAAGAAAGCGCTACTTTCAG GTGGGAGTAGTGAGCTGGGGCACCACAAACGTTTGTGAACCGCATGCACGGTACAGCAGTGACAGGCCGCCTCCCGATGCTCGAGACTTTCACATCGACCTCTTCGAGATCTTGCCATGGCTGAAACAGCATCTGGGTGAGGAGATCCAGTTCCTGCCAGAGGTCAACTGA